The following are encoded together in the Euwallacea fornicatus isolate EFF26 chromosome 29, ASM4011564v1, whole genome shotgun sequence genome:
- the LOC136347681 gene encoding carboxylic ester hydrolase-like, with translation MSWTVVLLFGLLSPSFAADDLIVETQGGKVQGTTFTSPNGREFYTWRHIPYAKPPFGDLRFQPPVKPDSWTDILDGSKDSPACLFVGSYEGDPIPTYGYSEDCLYINVYSPIPANSSARLPVMFWIYGGGFIVGTGDFSFTDPTALLEENVIVVTFNYRLDIFGFLSTEDSVVPGNAALKDQRAALIWTKENIAFFGGDPMDVTIFGESAGAISVGYHIISPMSRNLFQGAIMQSGTALVNYQQANPRAIALEVARQVDPTITDESSSETIKEVLQVADAQLLINVSLAMHSYTAPFIPIIEVEEHNPTPFISRPLYEEIAIGNVTNVPIIIGTNSEEQLTAVKTMEDVDNLAQYYDANPILLLPNMNLKDDVSNDTVTKLIKEAYAENDTFQHDPGSLIRLLSDSTFVRAALKHAVLQSERSNVYFYEFSFVGTRSAERLKIPGCGEVGHADEVGYLFNISTKPIETEADYLTRSRLVKLWTNFAKTKNPTPGDDSAELLQNVIWEPLDKDNLQYLDIGENLELKYHREAETTAFWDSLWEDYSFHPYNTY, from the exons ATGTCATGGACTGTGGTTCTTCTCTTTGGGCTTCTATCGCCAAGCTTTGCA GCAGATGATCTTATAGTGGAGACCCAAGGTGGAAAGGTGCAAGGTACTACTTTCACCTCTCCAAATGGAAGAGAATTTTACACCTGGAGACACATTCCCTACGCTAAGCCACCTTTTGGGGATCTCCGGTTTCAG CCACCAGTTAAACCCGATTCCTGGACCGACATTCTGGATGGATCTAAAGATTCTCCGGCGTGCCTTTTTGTTGGATCATATGAAGGTGATCCTATTCCAACGTACGGATATAGCGAAGATTGTTTGTACATTAATGTATACTCTCCAATTCCAGCAAATTCAAGT GCCAGACTTCCCGTCATGTTCTGGATCTATGGTGGAGGCTTCATAGTTGGAACTGGAGACTTCTCGTTCACCGACCCCACCGCCCTACTAGAGGAAAACGTCATAGTGGTAACATTCAACTACAGACTCG ATATATTTGGGTTCCTATCAACCGAAGACAGCGTCGTGCCCGGAAATGCTGCACTGAAGGACCAACGGGCTGCCTTGATATGGACTAAAGAGAATATAGCCTTCTTCGGTGGAGACCCTATGGACGTTACAATTTTCGGCGAAAGTGCTGGGGCCATATCTGTTGGCTATCACATTATCAGCCCAATGTCTAGAA ACCTGTTTCAGGGCGCCATAATGCAAAGTGGTACCGCTTTGGTGAATTACCAGCAAGCGAACCCTCGAGCTATTGCACTAGAAGTAGCGAGGCAAGTAGATCCGACAATCACGGACGAAAGTTCTTCAGAAACAATTAAGGAAGTCTTGCAGGTAGCTGATGCTCAGCTACTGATTAATGTTAGCTTGGCAATGCACTCCTATACAGCCCCC TTCATTCCGATTATTGAAGTAGAAGAGCACAACCCAACTCCGTTCATAAGTCGGCCTTTGTATGAGGAAATTGCGATTGGAAATGTGACGAATGTGCCCATTATCATAGGGACCAACTCAGAAGAGCAATTGACTGCGGTAAAGA CTATGGAGGATGTTGATAATTTGGCCCAATATTACGATGCCAATCCAATTCTTTTGTTACCTAACATGAATCTAAAAGACGACGTTTCGAATGACACAGTGACGAAATTGATAAAAGAAGCCTATGCTGAAAACGACACTTTTCAACATGATCCTGGTTCTTTGATTAGA CTACTTAGCGACAGTACATTTGTGCGAGCTGCACTTAAGCACGCAGTTCTCCAATCTGAGCGCAGCAACGTTTACTTTTACGAATTCTCGTTTGTGGGAACGCGCAGTGCCGAAAGACTCAAAATCCCTG GATGCGGGGAAGTAGGTCATGCCGATGAAGTGGGGTACCTATTCAATATTTCCACGAAACCCATTGAAACCGAAGCTGACTATCTTACTAGGAGCAGGCTGGTTAAACTATGGACGAATTTTGCTAAGACCAA AAATCCTACGCCTGGTGATGATTCCGCTGAGTTGCTGCAAAACGTAATATGGGAGCCGTTGGATAAAGATAACTTGCAATATCTTGATATAGGAGAAAACTTGGAGCTGAAGTATCATAGAGAGGCTGAGACTACGGCATTTTGGGACTCGCTTTGGGAGGATTATTCCTTCCATCCTTATAACACGTATTGA